The following proteins come from a genomic window of Pyxidicoccus sp. MSG2:
- a CDS encoding phosphoribosylaminoimidazolesuccinocarboxamide synthase, producing MDTSALHAQLSLTLQQTDLTSLGQQYRGKVRETYRQGDRLILVTTDRLSAFDHILTTIPFKGEVLNRLSAFWFERTKHICPNHVLDVPDPNVTVARACQPFAIEVVVRGYLTGSLWRDFQKGTHTVYGVPFPEGMRKDAAFPEPIITPSTKAEYGQHDEPISEKDLLARGLATPRDWARVAEAAKALFLEGQKWARTRGLILVDTKYEFGKVGDTLYVIDEMHTPDSSRYWVADEYEARFAKGEDQRMLDKENIRQWLIRERNFSGQGTPPVIPDSVREDLATKYLAAYERITGAPMVLEPGDVHARIERNLRAKGYLE from the coding sequence GTGGATACCTCCGCACTTCACGCTCAGCTTTCCCTCACGCTCCAGCAGACGGACCTGACGTCGCTCGGCCAGCAGTACCGCGGCAAGGTCCGCGAGACGTACCGGCAGGGGGACAGGCTCATCCTCGTCACCACGGACCGGCTCTCCGCGTTCGACCACATCCTCACCACCATCCCCTTCAAGGGCGAGGTGCTGAACCGGCTGTCCGCCTTCTGGTTCGAGCGCACGAAGCACATCTGCCCCAACCACGTGCTGGACGTGCCGGACCCGAACGTCACCGTGGCGCGCGCCTGCCAGCCCTTCGCGATTGAAGTGGTGGTGCGCGGCTACCTCACCGGCAGCCTGTGGCGCGACTTCCAGAAGGGCACGCACACCGTCTACGGCGTGCCCTTCCCGGAAGGCATGCGCAAGGACGCGGCCTTCCCCGAACCCATCATCACCCCGTCCACCAAGGCGGAGTACGGCCAGCACGACGAGCCCATCTCCGAGAAGGACCTGCTGGCGCGCGGGCTCGCCACGCCGAGGGACTGGGCACGCGTCGCCGAGGCGGCCAAGGCGCTCTTCCTGGAGGGCCAGAAGTGGGCGCGGACGCGCGGCCTCATCCTCGTCGACACCAAGTACGAGTTCGGCAAGGTGGGCGACACGCTCTACGTCATCGACGAGATGCACACCCCGGACTCCAGCCGCTACTGGGTGGCGGACGAGTACGAGGCGCGCTTCGCCAAGGGCGAGGACCAGCGCATGCTGGACAAGGAGAACATCCGCCAGTGGCTCATCCGCGAGCGGAACTTCTCCGGCCAGGGCACCCCGCCCGTCATCCCCGACAGCGTGCGAGAGGACCTGGCCACCAAGTACCTCGCCGCCTACGAGCGGATTACCGGCGCGCCGATGGTGCTGGAGCCCGGTGACGTGCACGCGCGAATCGAGCGCAACCTGCGCGCGAAGGGCTACCTCGAGTAG
- the purB gene encoding adenylosuccinate lyase — protein sequence MIPRYSRQEMSSLWSDEARYRRWRDVELAALEGMVEAGLAPREALADCLQRAGDFTAADAAKIEDIERTTKHDVIAFLTFMEERVGPSARWLHLGMTSSDVLDTSLALTLRDALDLILKDLERVMAAVEKRAFEHKHTLQMGRSHGIHAEPITFGHKLAIWYDELRRGRTRLQHARDTIAVGKISGAVGTFAHLPPAVEEHVCRKLGLKPAPASSQVVQRDRHAEFFTALALLGSSIEKFAVEIRHLQRTEVREAEEPFTAGQKGSSAMPHKRNPILSENLTGLARLLRGYAVSAMEDVALWHERDISHSSVERVIGPDATILMDFMLVRFARLMEDLRVYPEQMKKNLDLLGGVVNSQRLLLELARKGMDRQAAYVIVQRNAMKLYEEGTDFRKALLADADLAKMMTPEEISDCFSPGYHTRHMDDVFRRVFGRSE from the coding sequence GTGATTCCGCGATACAGCCGACAGGAGATGTCCTCCCTCTGGTCCGACGAGGCCCGCTACCGCCGCTGGCGCGACGTGGAGCTCGCTGCCCTGGAGGGCATGGTGGAGGCGGGGCTCGCTCCCCGCGAGGCGCTGGCCGACTGCCTCCAGCGCGCCGGTGACTTCACCGCCGCCGACGCCGCGAAGATTGAGGACATCGAGCGCACCACCAAGCACGACGTCATCGCCTTCCTCACCTTCATGGAGGAGCGGGTGGGCCCCAGCGCGCGCTGGCTGCACCTGGGCATGACGTCCTCGGACGTGCTCGACACGTCCCTGGCGCTCACACTGCGCGACGCGCTGGACCTCATCCTCAAGGACCTCGAGCGCGTCATGGCCGCGGTGGAGAAGCGCGCCTTCGAGCACAAGCACACGCTCCAGATGGGCCGCAGCCACGGCATCCACGCCGAGCCCATTACGTTCGGCCACAAGCTGGCCATCTGGTACGACGAATTGCGCCGCGGCCGCACGCGCCTGCAGCACGCGCGAGACACCATCGCCGTGGGCAAGATTTCCGGCGCGGTGGGCACCTTCGCGCACCTGCCTCCGGCGGTGGAGGAGCACGTCTGCCGCAAGCTGGGGCTGAAGCCGGCGCCGGCCTCCAGCCAGGTGGTGCAGCGCGACAGGCACGCGGAGTTCTTCACCGCGCTGGCCCTGCTGGGCTCGAGCATCGAGAAGTTCGCGGTGGAGATTCGCCACCTGCAGCGCACGGAGGTGCGCGAGGCGGAGGAGCCCTTCACCGCGGGGCAGAAGGGCTCCAGCGCGATGCCGCACAAGCGCAACCCCATCCTGTCGGAGAACCTCACCGGCCTGGCGCGCCTGCTGCGCGGCTACGCGGTGAGCGCCATGGAGGACGTGGCGCTGTGGCACGAGCGGGACATCTCGCACTCCTCCGTGGAGCGCGTCATCGGCCCGGACGCCACCATCCTCATGGACTTCATGCTCGTCCGCTTCGCGCGGCTGATGGAGGATCTGCGCGTCTACCCGGAGCAGATGAAGAAGAACCTGGACCTGCTCGGCGGCGTGGTGAACTCGCAGCGGCTGTTGCTGGAGCTGGCGCGCAAGGGCATGGACCGGCAGGCCGCGTACGTCATCGTCCAGCGCAACGCGATGAAGCTGTACGAGGAGGGCACCGACTTCCGCAAGGCCCTGCTCGCGGACGCGGACCTGGCGAAGATGATGACGCCCGAGGAGATTTCCGACTGCTTCTCCCCGGGCTACCACACGCGGCACATGGACGACGTGTTCCGGCGCGTGTTCGGCCGGAGCGAGTAG
- a CDS encoding protein kinase domain-containing protein has product MLCHRCGSHVPPTTDTCPTCGLKYDATSRPQAGAARRRGLEGAPYKPGDVVAGRYAIQEVVGSGPMGFVFRAQDQEIDVELALKTVHPRLVQQPEERTQFSLSLRVGKKLNHPNLLRVYEEGQDGDRPFFTMQMLEGMTLRRMLEQRATRGQLFSLKDVEPLVAQMAAALDAAHRFGPHSDLKPENVIVLPDLLKVTDYGLGLAVPHLPFVQAQKGHRADVYIAPEYIAGGELDTRMDVYSLGVILGELVAGLLPDEGVIPGLSMHHPDLPTSFEALYRRALNPNPLARPKTAGELHAELASILSRTPAAIVTAQRAPPGSQAAKAVSRPPPPPPVPTGMLPSIPLETASPGVASPGVASPGVAAPRPLPPEEEPPPPDATQPLDAATLAAIMGGAHPSTVGGGGHPSQRLTEQALPFVTPPAPRAPPAPAPRPSGPVSSAQPPAPRPSGPVPSLSSPPVPRSPPAQAPTAQPRAAARMDAEAARSSAPPLDAGPSVSGVRASMPTLEATPAVSAARTAPRTLDLSPAVSGARSGPRTLDSSPAMSGARSGARRLDSPTTSAARSAPRIGALPTQPVIRAAKSKSKSRSTMWMVLLIVGGLVLGLGGGYLLVRLRQQAMTSGSTGGPAPSGQAGREGVAPSASEGTSAVAAPVGDCPAGMRRVSGGAFKMGTPVDDSMKFLDELPLTSLQVPTFCIDEYEYPNQAGQAPKVEVSWEEARALCEGAGKRLCSEEEWEKACKGPGNARFPYGNPYDANICNTEDASGADRKLAVSGASKNCRSAYGVVDLAGNVAEWTATKFDKVDFTQKGGAFNRPNYASRCSARKNGAPTERLNSVGFRCCAGARP; this is encoded by the coding sequence TTGCTTTGCCACCGCTGCGGCAGCCACGTCCCACCGACGACAGACACCTGTCCCACCTGCGGGCTGAAGTACGACGCGACGTCGCGCCCTCAGGCCGGCGCCGCGCGAAGGCGGGGACTGGAGGGCGCTCCCTACAAGCCGGGGGACGTCGTCGCCGGCCGCTACGCCATCCAGGAGGTGGTGGGCTCGGGCCCCATGGGCTTCGTCTTCCGGGCCCAGGACCAGGAGATTGACGTCGAGCTCGCCCTCAAGACGGTGCACCCGCGCCTGGTGCAGCAGCCGGAGGAGCGCACCCAGTTCTCGCTGTCCTTGCGCGTGGGCAAGAAGCTCAACCATCCCAACCTCCTGCGTGTGTACGAGGAGGGCCAGGACGGGGACCGGCCCTTCTTCACCATGCAGATGCTGGAGGGGATGACGCTGCGGCGGATGCTGGAGCAGCGCGCGACGCGCGGGCAGCTCTTCTCGCTGAAGGACGTGGAGCCGCTGGTGGCGCAGATGGCCGCCGCGCTGGATGCCGCGCACCGCTTCGGTCCGCACTCCGACCTCAAGCCGGAGAACGTCATCGTCCTGCCGGACCTGCTGAAGGTGACGGACTACGGCCTGGGGCTGGCGGTGCCGCACCTTCCCTTCGTCCAGGCCCAGAAGGGCCACCGCGCGGACGTCTACATCGCCCCGGAGTACATCGCCGGAGGCGAGCTGGACACGCGCATGGACGTGTACTCGCTCGGCGTCATCCTGGGCGAGCTCGTCGCGGGGCTGCTCCCGGACGAGGGCGTCATCCCCGGGCTGTCGATGCACCACCCGGACCTGCCGACGTCCTTCGAGGCGCTCTACCGCCGCGCGCTCAACCCCAACCCGCTGGCCCGCCCGAAGACGGCGGGGGAGCTGCACGCGGAGCTCGCCAGCATCCTCTCGCGCACGCCGGCCGCCATCGTGACGGCGCAGCGCGCGCCTCCGGGCTCACAGGCCGCGAAGGCCGTGTCCCGGCCGCCGCCGCCCCCGCCGGTACCCACCGGCATGCTGCCTTCCATTCCTCTCGAGACGGCCTCGCCCGGAGTCGCCTCGCCCGGAGTCGCCTCGCCTGGAGTCGCCGCGCCACGGCCGCTTCCTCCCGAGGAGGAGCCGCCCCCGCCCGATGCGACGCAGCCCCTGGATGCCGCGACGCTGGCGGCCATCATGGGCGGCGCCCACCCGTCGACGGTTGGTGGCGGAGGACACCCCTCGCAGCGCCTGACGGAACAGGCCCTGCCGTTCGTCACGCCGCCCGCGCCCAGGGCGCCTCCGGCCCCCGCGCCCCGTCCGTCGGGCCCCGTGTCCTCCGCGCAGCCACCGGCACCTCGTCCCTCGGGGCCGGTGCCCTCCCTGTCATCTCCACCCGTGCCCCGTTCTCCTCCCGCGCAAGCGCCCACCGCGCAGCCCCGGGCGGCGGCGCGCATGGACGCGGAGGCAGCTCGCTCCAGCGCGCCCCCCCTGGACGCGGGCCCCTCGGTCTCCGGCGTACGCGCCAGCATGCCGACGCTGGAGGCCACTCCGGCGGTGTCCGCCGCTCGGACCGCGCCGCGCACCCTGGACCTGTCGCCCGCGGTCTCCGGCGCACGCTCCGGGCCTCGCACGCTGGACTCCTCGCCCGCGATGTCGGGAGCCCGCTCGGGCGCGCGGCGCCTGGACTCACCGACGACGTCCGCGGCGCGCTCCGCCCCGCGAATCGGCGCGCTGCCCACGCAGCCGGTCATCCGGGCGGCGAAGTCGAAGTCGAAGTCGCGCTCCACCATGTGGATGGTGCTCCTCATCGTGGGTGGCCTCGTCCTGGGCCTGGGCGGCGGCTACCTGCTGGTGCGCCTGCGCCAGCAGGCGATGACCTCGGGGAGCACTGGAGGCCCCGCGCCATCCGGGCAGGCAGGGCGCGAGGGCGTGGCTCCTTCCGCCAGCGAGGGGACTTCCGCCGTGGCCGCGCCCGTGGGGGACTGCCCCGCGGGGATGCGCCGCGTGAGTGGCGGCGCGTTCAAGATGGGGACGCCGGTGGACGACTCGATGAAGTTCCTCGACGAGCTCCCGCTCACGAGCCTGCAGGTGCCCACCTTCTGCATCGACGAGTACGAGTACCCCAACCAGGCCGGGCAGGCGCCGAAGGTGGAGGTGAGCTGGGAGGAGGCTCGCGCCCTGTGCGAGGGGGCGGGGAAGCGGCTGTGCTCGGAGGAGGAGTGGGAGAAGGCCTGCAAGGGCCCGGGCAACGCGCGCTTCCCGTACGGCAACCCGTACGACGCGAACATCTGCAACACCGAGGACGCTTCGGGCGCGGACCGGAAGCTGGCGGTCTCCGGCGCCTCCAAGAACTGCCGCTCCGCCTACGGCGTGGTGGACCTTGCCGGAAACGTGGCGGAGTGGACGGCCACGAAGTTCGACAAGGTGGACTTCACGCAGAAGGGCGGCGCATTCAACCGGCCGAACTATGCGTCGCGCTGCTCGGCCCGGAAGAACGGCGCCCCGACGGAGCGCTTGAACTCGGTGGGCTTCCGCTGCTGCGCGGGCGCGAGGCCCTGA
- the dut gene encoding dUTP diphosphatase: MASPLIVRVRRVRAHPDPLPLPRYETELAAGLDLRADIEGERVLGPLERMAVPTGLALTLPPGYEGQVRPRSGLALRHGVTLLNAPGTVDADYRGEVQVILVNLSQAPFTLRRGDRVAQLVVAPVTSVELQEVDVLDATARGERGFGSTGL, translated from the coding sequence ATGGCCTCTCCGCTGATTGTGAGGGTGCGTCGCGTGCGCGCCCACCCGGACCCGCTGCCGCTGCCCCGCTACGAGACGGAGCTGGCCGCCGGGTTGGACCTGCGCGCGGACATCGAGGGCGAGCGCGTGCTGGGGCCGCTGGAGCGGATGGCGGTGCCCACGGGGCTCGCGCTGACGCTGCCGCCCGGGTACGAGGGCCAGGTGCGGCCCCGCTCGGGGCTGGCGCTGCGGCACGGCGTGACGCTGCTCAACGCGCCGGGGACGGTGGACGCGGACTACCGGGGCGAGGTGCAGGTCATCCTCGTCAACCTCTCCCAGGCGCCCTTCACGCTGCGTCGGGGCGACCGCGTGGCGCAGCTGGTCGTAGCGCCCGTCACGTCCGTGGAGCTGCAAGAGGTGGACGTGCTGGACGCCACCGCGCGAGGTGAAAGGGGCTTCGGTTCCACGGGCCTCTAG
- a CDS encoding M23 family metallopeptidase, whose protein sequence is MFPSRAKGLLDFCMAVLCLWAAYHHTPAGALVRRGAAWATGTRSTARPLLAYYDGVTGTSLSEPLVAPEVPLARPLTDAEALAWGTHLALKGLDVRARQPVLALATELGVSSTALLDAGEGPAAAKQLHAALEADFPGDEARLTALFAGRVPARYALARVMAEGGVPTLERLAGQLPPGFEGASVGAAQALALATAFGLAWPVDEGARVSSPFGERLHPVLGTRKIHTGVDLSVPTGTSVLAVSAGVVRRASEDAVNGRVLVLDHGRGVTTAYCHNSELVVAVGQRVERGQLIARSGNTGRSTGPHLHYQLELASRPMDPLKFRTALRTAAARSLTP, encoded by the coding sequence ATGTTCCCGAGTCGCGCGAAGGGGCTGCTGGACTTCTGCATGGCGGTGCTGTGCCTGTGGGCGGCGTACCACCACACGCCCGCGGGCGCGCTGGTGCGCCGGGGCGCGGCGTGGGCCACCGGGACGCGCAGCACCGCGCGCCCGCTGCTCGCGTACTACGACGGCGTGACGGGCACGTCGCTGTCCGAGCCCCTGGTGGCACCCGAGGTGCCGCTGGCGAGGCCGCTGACGGACGCGGAGGCCCTGGCCTGGGGCACGCACCTGGCGCTCAAGGGCCTGGACGTGCGCGCCCGGCAGCCCGTGCTGGCGCTGGCCACGGAGCTGGGTGTGTCCTCCACGGCGCTGCTCGACGCGGGCGAGGGGCCGGCCGCCGCGAAGCAGTTGCATGCGGCGCTGGAGGCGGACTTCCCGGGGGATGAGGCGCGGCTGACGGCGCTGTTCGCGGGCCGGGTGCCCGCGCGCTACGCGCTGGCGCGGGTGATGGCGGAGGGTGGGGTGCCCACGCTGGAGCGGCTGGCGGGGCAGCTGCCTCCTGGCTTCGAGGGCGCGTCCGTGGGTGCGGCGCAGGCCCTGGCCCTGGCCACCGCGTTCGGCCTGGCGTGGCCGGTTGACGAGGGCGCGCGGGTGTCGAGCCCCTTCGGCGAGCGCCTCCACCCCGTGCTGGGCACCCGGAAGATACACACCGGCGTGGACCTCAGCGTGCCCACCGGCACGTCCGTGCTGGCGGTGTCCGCGGGCGTGGTGCGGCGCGCGAGCGAGGACGCGGTGAATGGCCGCGTCCTCGTGCTGGACCACGGGCGCGGGGTGACGACGGCGTACTGCCACAACTCGGAGCTGGTGGTGGCGGTGGGGCAGCGGGTGGAGCGCGGGCAGCTCATCGCCCGCTCGGGCAACACCGGCCGCTCCACCGGGCCGCACCTGCACTACCAGTTGGAGCTCGCCTCGCGGCCCATGGACCCGCTGAAGTTCCGCACCGCGCTGCGCACGGCGGCCGCCAGGAGCCTCACGCCCTGA
- the pnp gene encoding polyribonucleotide nucleotidyltransferase, with the protein MLKKSVKIGESELSIEVGRMAKQADGSVVVRYGDTMLLVTAVSAREKKDVDFLPLTVEYQEKLYSAGRIPGSYFKREGRLTEKETLASRLVDRSLRPLFPEGYAYETQVISSVISSDPENEGDIHGITGASAALWVSDIPFNGPLAGIRVGRVGGQLVANPTAKQREQSDLDLVMAVSREAIVMVEGGAEEVSEADMVAALEFGFKTAQPALDMQDELRRELKKQVRSFDKPPAVDEGLRAKVRELAMDSIKAGYGIKEKGARYDALSKAKKETIARLKEQLGDGYTPLVEKHAKAVVEDLKYEHMREMTVNGGRIGGRGHDVVRAITNEVGVLPRTHGSALFTRGETQALVVATLGTSDDEQRLEMLGGMAFKRFMLHYNFPPFSVNETKPLRGPGRREVGHGALAERALRNMVPKSDSFPYTVRLVSDILESNGSSSMASVCGGTLALMDAGVPIKAPVAGIAMGLVKEGDKVAILSDILGDEDHLGDMDFKVCGTTKGITSIQMDIKITGLTTEIMSRALEQARQGRIHILGEMLKTLATSRKEISQYAPRITTIQIRPEFIKNVIGPGGKVIKDIIARTGAAINIEDSGRVDIASANGDAVKAAIAMIQALTREAEIGKIYTGTVRKIAEFGAFVELFPGTDGLIHISELSDKRVKSVSDVLKEGDEVLVKVVSIDKTGKIRLSRKEAMAERAAAQQGAAGGDGMPAQQAPEATQPDAKA; encoded by the coding sequence ATGCTGAAGAAGAGCGTCAAGATTGGTGAGAGCGAGCTGAGCATTGAAGTGGGCCGCATGGCGAAGCAGGCCGACGGCTCCGTGGTGGTGCGCTACGGCGACACCATGCTGCTCGTGACGGCGGTGAGCGCGCGCGAGAAGAAGGACGTGGACTTCCTCCCGCTCACGGTGGAGTACCAGGAGAAGCTGTACTCGGCGGGCCGCATCCCCGGCAGCTACTTCAAGCGCGAGGGCCGCCTGACGGAGAAGGAGACGCTGGCCAGCCGCCTCGTCGACCGCTCCCTGCGCCCGCTGTTCCCGGAGGGCTACGCGTACGAGACGCAGGTCATCTCCAGCGTCATCTCCTCGGACCCGGAGAACGAGGGTGACATCCACGGCATCACCGGCGCCTCCGCGGCGCTGTGGGTGTCGGACATCCCGTTCAACGGTCCCCTCGCCGGCATCCGCGTGGGCCGCGTCGGCGGTCAGCTCGTCGCCAACCCCACGGCGAAGCAGCGCGAGCAGAGTGATTTGGACCTCGTCATGGCCGTGAGCCGCGAGGCCATCGTCATGGTGGAGGGCGGCGCGGAAGAGGTGTCCGAGGCGGACATGGTGGCCGCGCTCGAGTTCGGCTTCAAGACGGCGCAGCCCGCGCTGGACATGCAGGACGAGCTGCGCCGCGAGCTGAAGAAGCAGGTGCGCTCCTTCGACAAGCCCCCCGCGGTGGACGAGGGCCTGCGCGCCAAGGTGCGCGAGCTGGCCATGGACTCCATCAAGGCCGGCTACGGCATCAAGGAGAAGGGTGCCCGCTACGACGCGCTCTCCAAGGCGAAGAAGGAGACGATTGCCAGGCTCAAGGAGCAGCTGGGCGACGGCTACACCCCGCTGGTGGAGAAGCACGCCAAGGCGGTGGTGGAGGACCTGAAGTACGAGCACATGCGCGAGATGACGGTCAACGGTGGCCGCATCGGCGGGCGTGGGCACGACGTGGTGCGCGCGATTACGAACGAGGTCGGCGTGCTTCCGCGCACGCACGGCAGCGCGCTCTTCACCCGCGGCGAGACGCAGGCGCTCGTGGTGGCCACGCTGGGCACCAGCGACGACGAGCAGCGCCTGGAGATGCTGGGCGGCATGGCCTTCAAGCGCTTCATGCTGCACTACAACTTCCCCCCGTTCAGCGTGAACGAGACGAAGCCGCTGCGCGGTCCGGGCCGTCGTGAAGTCGGCCACGGTGCGCTGGCGGAGCGCGCGCTGCGCAACATGGTCCCCAAGAGCGACTCCTTCCCGTACACGGTGCGGCTGGTGTCGGACATCCTGGAGTCCAACGGCTCCTCGTCCATGGCCTCCGTCTGCGGCGGCACGCTGGCGCTGATGGACGCGGGCGTCCCCATCAAGGCCCCGGTGGCGGGCATCGCCATGGGCCTGGTGAAGGAGGGCGACAAGGTCGCCATCCTCTCGGACATCCTCGGTGACGAGGACCACCTGGGCGACATGGACTTCAAGGTGTGCGGCACCACGAAGGGCATCACCTCCATCCAGATGGACATCAAGATCACCGGCCTCACGACGGAGATCATGAGCCGCGCGCTGGAGCAGGCGCGTCAGGGCCGCATCCACATCCTGGGTGAGATGCTCAAGACGCTGGCGACCTCCCGCAAGGAGATCAGCCAGTACGCGCCGCGCATCACCACCATCCAGATTCGTCCCGAGTTCATCAAGAACGTCATCGGGCCGGGCGGCAAGGTCATCAAGGACATCATCGCCCGCACCGGCGCCGCGATTAACATCGAGGACTCCGGCCGCGTGGACATCGCCAGCGCCAACGGCGACGCGGTGAAGGCCGCCATCGCCATGATTCAGGCGCTGACGCGCGAGGCGGAAATCGGGAAGATCTACACGGGCACGGTGCGCAAGATTGCGGAGTTCGGCGCCTTCGTGGAGCTGTTCCCCGGCACCGACGGCCTCATCCACATCTCCGAGCTGTCCGACAAGCGCGTCAAGAGCGTGTCCGACGTGCTGAAGGAGGGCGACGAGGTGCTGGTGAAGGTGGTCAGCATCGACAAGACGGGCAAGATCCGCCTGTCCCGCAAGGAGGCGATGGCGGAGCGCGCGGCGGCCCAGCAGGGCGCGGCCGGCGGCGACGGCATGCCCGCCCAGCAGGCCCCCGAGGCCACCCAGCCGGACGCCAAGGCCTGA
- the rpsO gene encoding 30S ribosomal protein S15, translating into MSALHTERKTELVAKFRTHETDTGSPEVQVALLSERINMLTEHFKTHKKDHHSRRGLLKLVGQRRRLLDYLKSKDVTRYKKLIEGLGIRK; encoded by the coding sequence ATGTCGGCATTGCATACCGAGCGCAAGACGGAGCTGGTGGCGAAGTTCCGGACGCATGAGACGGACACCGGCTCTCCCGAGGTGCAGGTGGCGCTGCTGTCCGAGCGCATCAACATGCTCACCGAGCACTTCAAGACGCACAAGAAGGACCACCACTCGCGGCGCGGTCTGCTGAAGCTGGTCGGTCAGCGTCGCCGGCTGCTGGACTACCTCAAGTCCAAGGATGTCACCCGGTACAAGAAGCTCATCGAGGGGCTCGGCATCCGCAAGTAG
- the truB gene encoding tRNA pseudouridine(55) synthase TruB has translation MDGVLVIDKPSGPTSFDVVRQVRSLLKLKKVGHTGTLDPMATGVLPLCLGEATKVAGFITEGDKAYDATVRLGAETDTQDAQGQVTARSPVPPLTPALLESALARFRGSFDQVPPMYSAVKVAGKRLYELARAGEEVERAARHVTVYELVLRDYSADRLQLSVRCSKGFFVRTLAFDLGRALGCGAHLEALRRTHSGPFTLAQALPLADLPALAKEGALAPRLVSMADALVELPEVRVSAAEAQRVSHGVPVEVPAGRPGRVRVMGPAGELLAVAEVVAGRLRYLRVLV, from the coding sequence ATGGACGGCGTCCTGGTCATCGACAAGCCCTCGGGCCCCACGTCTTTTGACGTGGTGCGACAGGTGCGTTCGCTGCTCAAGCTGAAGAAGGTGGGCCACACGGGGACACTGGACCCGATGGCCACCGGCGTGCTGCCGCTGTGCCTGGGTGAGGCCACCAAGGTGGCGGGCTTCATCACCGAGGGCGACAAGGCCTACGACGCCACGGTGCGCCTGGGCGCGGAGACGGACACCCAGGACGCGCAGGGCCAGGTGACGGCGCGCTCGCCCGTGCCGCCGCTGACGCCCGCCCTGCTGGAGTCCGCGCTGGCGCGCTTCCGGGGCTCCTTCGACCAGGTGCCGCCCATGTACTCGGCGGTGAAGGTGGCCGGGAAGCGGCTGTACGAGCTGGCGCGCGCCGGCGAGGAGGTGGAGCGGGCCGCCCGCCACGTCACCGTGTACGAATTGGTGCTGCGCGACTACTCCGCGGACCGCCTGCAGCTGTCGGTGCGCTGCTCCAAGGGCTTCTTCGTGCGCACGCTGGCCTTCGACCTGGGCCGCGCGTTGGGCTGCGGTGCCCACCTCGAGGCCCTGCGGCGCACGCACAGCGGCCCCTTCACCCTGGCCCAGGCGCTGCCGCTGGCGGACCTGCCGGCCCTGGCGAAGGAGGGTGCGCTGGCGCCGCGGCTGGTGTCCATGGCGGACGCGCTGGTGGAATTGCCCGAGGTGCGCGTGAGCGCGGCGGAGGCCCAGCGGGTGTCGCATGGCGTGCCGGTGGAGGTGCCCGCGGGGCGGCCCGGCCGGGTGCGCGTCATGGGCCCGGCCGGCGAGCTGCTGGCGGTGGCCGAAGTGGTGGCCGGCCGGCTGCGCTACCTGCGCGTGCTCGTCTAG